The following are encoded together in the Osmia lignaria lignaria isolate PbOS001 chromosome 13, iyOsmLign1, whole genome shotgun sequence genome:
- the Npc1a gene encoding Niemann-Pick type C-1a isoform X5, whose protein sequence is MVSAADDGHCIWYGECYQDEMMHKKNCHYIGPPKPLDNEGQKILAKNCHHLINDSGNGINTCCDTNQLQTMDLNIKLAANFISRCPSCLDNLVKHFCEFTCSTKQSTFINVTDIQESNGKKYVNKIEVYITNKYLEGTFNSCSKVSVPSTGQLAMDIMCGVWGASRCTPMKWFHYMGDAENNGYVPFQITYKNTDEPVGNFTPVDPIVTPCSKALNKNTPACSCVDCEGSCPVPPPAPPLPEPFTIISYDGYAVVMIITFISGTVLFVVSLVCFNNRRKIVARGEEVGRQVGRRLAAGLHNSGDGARIALAADQEDSPLQSKRSSVISADELPIGFDEEQQSTFIERLGASTDKLLAEFFCWWGTACASRPWFVLFVGFLFVVALGHGIKYIHITTDPVELWAAPQSRSRVERKYFDEHFEPFYRNEQIIITSVGLPNIVHNTSNGPITFGPVFNDTFLKTIYQLQEGIKQIVTPNNYTLAHICFAPLTGPFTGPPTVSQCVIQSMWGYWQDSLENFDSTSVDDDNFTVNYLDHFRTCSQNAYNPECLAPYGGPVEPAIAVGGFLSPGQDLHNPSYEKATAVILTFLVNNYHNKSKLAPAMEWEKSYIEFMKNWTATKKPAFMDIAFTSERSIEDELNRESQSDVLTILVSYIIMFAYIAISLGQMKSCSRLLIDSKITLGLGGVLIVLASVVCSVGLFGFVGLPATLIIIEVIPFLVLAVGVDNIFILVQTHQREGRRPNESIPEHIGRTLGQVGPSMLLTSVSESCCFFLGGLSDMPAVKAFALYAGMALLVDFVLQVTCFVSLLALDTVRQANNKLDVCCFIRGSKKDDGEDVVNGILYKIFKVAYVPLLLKKGTRAFVMIVFFGWLCSSIAVVPHIEVGLDQELSMPEDSFVLKYFKFLNSYLSIGPPMYFVVKEGLNYSDPRQQNLVCGGQYCNSDSVSTQIFIASKQSNVTYIAKPASSWLDDYIDWCELSNCCKYFKSNSSFCPHTESINRCASCEITKNQFGRPVPTDFERYVSFFLQDNPDETCAKAGHAAYGHGVNYATDLQTGLSKVGASYFMAYHTILKSSADYYESMRAARTVSANITNMINTNLKRIGGDSTVEVFPYSVFYVFYEQYLTMWPDTLYSIGISLIAIFVVTFFLMGLDIFSSIVVIITITMIVVNIGGLMYWWHITLNAISLVNLVMAVGIAVEFCSHLVHSFSVSVKTTRVERVADALTNMGSSIFSGITLTKFGGIVVLGFAKSQIFKVFYFRMYLGIVLFGAAHGLIFLPVLLSYIGVMPRRRRRGARQCASRARNEFRSQVQGPDSPLLQNDNNQFPTTSYASVNSIDPSDHRVIF, encoded by the exons GTATCAGCAGCAGATGATGGCCATTGTATTTGGTATGGAGAGTGTTACCAGGATGAGATGATGCACAAAAAAAATTGTCACTATATTGGGCCACCTAAGCCATTGGATAATGAGGGACAAAAGATACTTGCTAAAAATTGTCATCACTTAATCAATGATTCTGGAAATGGGATTAATACTTGCTGTGATACAAACCAATTGCAAACCAtggatttaaatattaaattagcaGCTAATTTCATAAGCAGATGCCCTAGCTGTTTAGATAATTTAGTAAAACATTTCTGTGAATTTACGTGTAGTACAAAACAAAGCACCTTTATTAATGTTACTGATATACAGGAAAGTAATG GCAAAAAATATGTCAATAAAATAGAAGTTTATATAACAAACAAGTATCTTGAAGGTACTTTTAATTCGTGTAGTAAAGTATCTGTACCTAGTACTGGACAATTAGCAATGGATATAATGTGTGGAGTATGGGGGGCCAGTAGATGTACTCCAATGAAATGGTTTCATTATATGGGTGATGCAGAAAACAATGGTTATGTACCTTTCcaaattacatataaaaatacagATGAACCAGTTGGTAATTTTACACCTGTAGATCCTATTGTTACTCCTTGCAGTAAGGCACTAAAT aaaaaCACACCAGCATGTAGCTGTGTGGACTGTGAAGGTAGCTGTCCAGTGCCACCTCCGGCACCTCCTTTACCAGAACCCTTCACTATTATAAGCTATGATGGCTATGCTGTGGTTATGATAATTACTTTTATAAGTGGCACAGTTCTCTTCGTCGTATCATTAGTGTGCTTCAATAATAGGAGGAAAATTG TTGCACGAGGTGAGGAGGTAGGAAGGCAGGTGGGTAGACGTCTAGCCGCAGGGTTACATAATTCAGGAGACGGTGCCCGTATTGCTCTCGCCGCTGACCAGGAGGACAGCCCACTTCAGTCCAAGCGTTCCA GTGTGATATCTGCAGATGAGTTGCCGATTGGATTCGACGAAGAACAGCAATCGACTTTTATCGAAAGATTGGGCGCCAGCACTGATAAACTATTAGCGGAATTCTTTTGTTGGTGGGGTACAG CATGCGCTTCACGACCGTGGTTCGTTCTCTTTGTTGGATTTCTTTTCGTCGTTGCTCTGGGACATGGAATAAAATATATCCACATTACCACGGACCCGGTTGAATTATGGGCTGCACCACAGTCTCGCTCACGGGTTGAGAGAAAATATTTTGATGAACACTTTGAACCGTTCTATAGAAACGAGCAAATTATTATAACGTCAGTAGGTCTGCCAAAT ATTGTACATAACACATCCAATGGTCCAATAACGTTTGGCCCGGTGTTCAACGATACCTTCTTGAAGACAATTTATCAGTTACAAGAGGGAATTAAACAGATCGTTACACCGAATAATTATACTTTAGCGCATATATGTTTTGCTCCATTAACAGGACCATTTACTGGACCACCAACAGTTTCGCAATGTGTTATCCAAAGTATGTGGGGATATTGGCAAGATAGCTTGGAAAATTTTGATTCCACAAGTGTGGATGATGATAATTTTACTGTAAATTATCTGGATCATTTCAGAACTTGCTCGCA AAACGCGTACAATCCTGAATGTCTTGCACCTTATGGAGGACCGGTAGAACCCGCAATCGCGGTTGGTGGATTCTTGTCACCTGGTCAAGATCTCCATAATCCTTCGTATGAAAAAGCCACAGCGGTGATATTAACTTTCCTAGTGAACAACTATCACAATAAATCCAAACTAGCTCCGGCAATGGAATGGGAAAAGAG TTACattgaatttatgaaaaattggaCAGCGACGAAAAAGCCAGCATTTATGGATATTGCTTTCACTTCAGAACGATCAATCGAAGATGAATTGAACAGGGAGTCTCAGTCGGATGTTTTAACTATCCTTGTATCTTACATTATCATGTTTGCGTATATCGCGATTTCCCTAGGTCAAATGAAGTCTTGCAGTAGACTATTG ATCGATTCTAAAATTACTCTCGGCCTTGGCGGTGTACTCATAGTATTGGCTTCTGTCGTTTGTTCCGTTGGTTTGTTCGGTTTCGTTGGCCTTCCTGCCACGCTAATTATTATTGAAGTCATACCATTCCTTGTCCTTGCCGTTGGTGTAGACAATATTTTCATTCTGGTCCAAACTCATCAAAGGGAAGGTCGTCGTCCAAATGAATCAATACCTGAACATATTGGTCGTACCCTTGGCCAAGTTGGGCCAAGTATGTTGCTTACCAGTGTATCAGAAAGTTGCTGCTTTTTCCTTG GTGGATTATCCGACATGCCTGCTGTTAAAGCTTTCGCTCTCTACGCCGGTATGGCATTGTTAGTAGACTTTGTACTTCAAGTAACGTGTTTCGTTAGTTTGTTGGCTTTGGATACTGTTCGCCAAGCG AACAACAAATTGGACGTATGTTGTTTCATTCGTGGTTCAAAGAAAGACGACGGGGAGGACGTAGTAAatggaattttatataaaattttcaaagttgCTTACGTTCCTTTATTGCTGAAAAAAGGAACCCGTGCATTTGTTATGATAGTGTTCTTTGGTTGGCTATGTTCGAGCATCGCTGTTGTTCCACATATCGAAGTCGGTTTAGACCAAGAACTTTCCATGCCTGAAGACAGTTTTGTCTTGAAATACTTTAAA TTTTTGAACAGTTATTTGTCTATTGGCCCTCCAATGTACTTTGTCGTAAAGGAGGGTTTAAATTATTCTGATCCGAGACAACAAAATCTTGTGTGCGGTGGTCAATATTGTAATAGCGACTCGGTATCCACTCAAATATTTATAGCATCCAAACAGTCAAACGT GACGTACATAGCGAAACCTGCATCCTCGTGGTTGGACGATTATATCGATTGGTGTGAACTATCtaattgttgtaaatatttcaagtcAAATAGTTCTTTTTGCCCACATACAG AATCTATCAATCGCTGTGCTTCATGTGAGATCACTAAGAATCAGTTCGGTCGTCCGGTACCAACAGACTTCGAGAGATACGTGTCATTTTTCTTACAAGACAATCCCGATGAGACTTGCGCCAAAGCAGGTCATGCTGCTTACGGCCATGGCGTGAATTACGCTACCGATCTACAAACAGGATTGTCCAAGGTTGGAGCGTCCTATTTCATGGCTTACCATACCATTTTAAAATCGTCCGCCGATTATTACGAATCGATGAGAGCTGCAAGAACTGTCTCAGCAAATATAACTAATATGATCAACACCAATTTGAAACGTATCGGTGGTGATTCAACTGTTGAAGTTTTCCCGTACAGCGTATTTTACGTTTTTTACGAACAGTACTTAACAATGTGGCCTGACACATTATACAGTATAGGAATATCTTTGATTGCTATTTTCGTGGTGACGTTCTTTTTGATGGGCCTGGACATATTTTCCTCTATTGTCGTTATAATAACAATCACGATGATTGTTGTCAATATTGGTGGTTTAATGTATTGGTGGCATATAACATTAAACGCAATATCCCTAGTTAATCTTGTTATG GCCGTAGGAATCGCTGTCGAATTCTGTAGTCATTTAGTACATTCCTTCTCTGTGTCAGTAAAGACGACTAGGGTTGAAAGAGTCGCCGATGCATTGACAAATATGGGAAGTTCTATCTTCAGTGGTATCACTCTCACCAAGTTCGGTGGAATCGTGGTACTTGGTTTTGCCAAAAGTCAAATCTTTAAG GTGTTCTACTTCAGGATGTACCTGGGTATCGTATTATTCGGGGCAGCTCATGGTTTAATATTTTTGCCCGTGTTACTCAGTTATATCG GCGTGATGCCGCGCCGAAGGCGTAGAGGAGCCCGTCAATGTGCCAGCAGGGCTAGAAACGAATTTAGGAGCCAGGTACAGGGGCCTGACAGTCCTTTGCTCCAAAATGACAACAATCAATTCCCAACCACTTCCTACGCCAGTGTGAACTCCATAGATCCGTCAGATCATCGAGTGATCTTTTAG